Within the Streptomyces sp. NBC_00353 genome, the region GGACCGTGTACCCCTTCTCGAGCAGCAGCTCGGACAGGTACGAACCGTCCTGTCCGGTCACGCCGGTGATGAGCGCGGTCTTCGCCACGTCTTCCCCCCTTCTGAAGTCGCCTGAGAGGCGGTTGGTTCACCGAAATATCGGAATTTGCGTGATCTGCGGCAAAACGGCACCGCGATGTACAGCTGCTGGCACAATCCGAGCCATGACGACTGATCTCCCCGGCCCTCCCCAGGAATCCGTCCGCCCCCTCCTACGACCCGGCGCCCGCATATTTGTCGCGGGCCACCGCGGGCTCGTCGGCTCGGCAGTGGTGCGCCGCCTCACCGCCGAAGGCCACGAGGTGATCACCCGCGGTCGCGACAGCCTCGATCTGCGCGATGCCGCACCGACCGAGGCCTTTCTGCGTGACATCCGCCCGGACGCCGTGGTGCTGGCCGCCGCCAAGGTCGGCGGAATCATGGCCAACAGCACGTATCCGGTGCAGTTCCTCGAGGACAACCTGCGCATCCAGCTGAGCGTGATCGCCGGTGCGCATGCCGCCGGGGTCGAGCGGCTGCTCTTCCTCGGCTCGTCCTGCATCTATCCCAAGCGCGCCCCGCAGCCGATCCCCGAGGACGCCCTGCTCACCGGCCCGCTGGAGCCGACCAACGAGGCATACGCGCTGGCGAAGATCGCCGGCATCGTGCAGACCCAGTCGTACCGGCGGCAGTACGGCGCCTCGTACATCAGCGCCATGCCCACCAATCTCTACGGGCCCGGCGACAACTTCGACCTGGATTCCTCGCATGTCCTGCCCGCCCTGATCCGCCGGTTCCACGAGGCGCGACAGGGCGGAGCCCCCGAGGTCACCCTCTGGGGTTCCGGCAGCCCCCGGCGCGAGTTCCTGCACGTCGACGACCTGGCCGCAGCGTGCCTCCTGCTCCTCGAACGCTACGACGGCGACGAACCGGTCAACGTCGGCTGCGGCGAAGACCTGACCATCCGTGAACTCGCCTCCACCGTGCAGGACGTGACGGGGTATCAAGGGCGTGTCGCGTGGGACACGTCGAAGCCCGACGGCACCCCGCGCAAGCTTCTCGACATCTCCCGACTCTCCTCTCTCGGCTTCAAACCGCAGATCCCGCTGCGCGACGGCATCGCCCGCACCTACGCCTGGTGGCTGGACCACCGGGGCAGCGGCCGCTGACCGCTCCCGGTTGTTCCGCCGGGACCGGGCGGCCGCCGCAGCGCGACGGCCGCCCGCCCGTCCGGCCCCGTACGGCCGGCCGGTGTTCACTTCTCGCATCCGGTTCCCCGCCGCTCTCAGTACGCCCCGCGGCCGTCGGTGACGGCGCGCAGCGTACGGGCCATGAGCCCCAGGTCCGTGGCCACCGACCAGTTGTCGACGTACCACAGGTCGAGCGAGACGGTCTCCTGCCAGGACAGGTCCGAACGTCCGCTGACCTGCCACAGGCCCGTGAGCCCGGGCCGGACCGCGAGCCGCCGGAGCTCACGCTCGTCGTAGCGGGACACCTCCTCCGGCAGGGGCGGCCGCGGACCCACCAGCGACATGTCACCCCGGATCACATTGAGCAGCTGCGGCAGCTCGTCGAGCGAGGTCCGGCGCAAGAACCGGCCGATCCGGGTCACCCGGGGATCGCGGCGCATCTTGAACATCGGACCGTCGTTCTCGTTCGCCGTCGCCAGCTTCGCCTTGTGCGTTTCGGCGTCCTCCACCATCGTGCGGAACTTCCACATGGTGAACGGCTGGTTGTGCTGCCCCTGACGGATCTGGCGGTGGAACACCGGGCCGTCGGAGGTGAACCGTATTGCCGCCCCGATCAGGAGCAACAGCGGTGTCAGCAGCACGAGTCCGAGGGTCGCACCGGTGCGGTCCACCGCGGCCTTCAGCGCCATCTGCGGCCCCCTGCGCAGCGGCGGCACGATGTGCAGCAGCGTCAGCCCGGCCGCGGAGGCCGGCCGCACCCGGCCTGCCGCGATGTCCGAGAGGTCCGACAGCACGGACAGCTGGAGCCCCCCGTCGTGCAGCCCCCAGGACAGGCGTCGCAGCCGTTCCCCGGACAGCTGCGGTCCGGGCACGACGAGCGCCAGATCCGCGTCCTGGGCGAAGGCTCCGCCCAGGACTGTGGTCACGTCGTCGTCGGCCGGGGCGGGTGCGAGCCGGCCCGGCACCGGAGCCTCACAGCTCAGTGACGCCGTCCCGACGGGTATGGCGGCCACCACGGTGTAGGCGTGGTCCGTACGGGAACCGAGCAGCTGCACCGCCCGGTCCACCCCCGGCGCCTCGCCGACCACCAGCACCCGGTGCACAGCATGCTGTTGCCGTCCCGGCCAAGGGAGGTGACGCACCGTCGACACGGCGACGGTCACCAGCAGGCCGGGCAGCAGCGCAACGACCGCGGTCACCGGCTGGACCGGCTCCCTGAACACGGTCGCGAGCACGGCCAGCAGGCCGATGAGCAGCAGCCAGTCCCCGGGGGCGGTCAGCGCGCCCCTGAAGCCCCCCGACCGCCGGTCCGCGTACCGGCCACGCACTGCCCGGACGCCGGTCCACACCAACGAGGCCACCCCGGCGGCGAGTTGTGCCCGCGGTTGTCCGTAGGTGCCCAGTACGAGCCAGGCCGGTATCCCCAGGCCGAGGAGATCGGCGCAGATGATGAGCGGCAGGTACCGGCCCGGTCTTCTCTTCGGGCCGGGCCGGTGGTCAGAACGGTTGCGCTGTACGGTCGGGGCACTCCACAGCTGTTCGAGTTCCTTGCTGTGAGGCCGGTTTGAAGAAGTCCGCGGACGTGG harbors:
- a CDS encoding GDP-L-fucose synthase family protein, with product MTTDLPGPPQESVRPLLRPGARIFVAGHRGLVGSAVVRRLTAEGHEVITRGRDSLDLRDAAPTEAFLRDIRPDAVVLAAAKVGGIMANSTYPVQFLEDNLRIQLSVIAGAHAAGVERLLFLGSSCIYPKRAPQPIPEDALLTGPLEPTNEAYALAKIAGIVQTQSYRRQYGASYISAMPTNLYGPGDNFDLDSSHVLPALIRRFHEARQGGAPEVTLWGSGSPRREFLHVDDLAAACLLLLERYDGDEPVNVGCGEDLTIRELASTVQDVTGYQGRVAWDTSKPDGTPRKLLDISRLSSLGFKPQIPLRDGIARTYAWWLDHRGSGR
- a CDS encoding sugar transferase, with amino-acid sequence MGHVELPESEISGPAGLAEAPRPRTSSNRPHSKELEQLWSAPTVQRNRSDHRPGPKRRPGRYLPLIICADLLGLGIPAWLVLGTYGQPRAQLAAGVASLVWTGVRAVRGRYADRRSGGFRGALTAPGDWLLLIGLLAVLATVFREPVQPVTAVVALLPGLLVTVAVSTVRHLPWPGRQQHAVHRVLVVGEAPGVDRAVQLLGSRTDHAYTVVAAIPVGTASLSCEAPVPGRLAPAPADDDVTTVLGGAFAQDADLALVVPGPQLSGERLRRLSWGLHDGGLQLSVLSDLSDIAAGRVRPASAAGLTLLHIVPPLRRGPQMALKAAVDRTGATLGLVLLTPLLLLIGAAIRFTSDGPVFHRQIRQGQHNQPFTMWKFRTMVEDAETHKAKLATANENDGPMFKMRRDPRVTRIGRFLRRTSLDELPQLLNVIRGDMSLVGPRPPLPEEVSRYDERELRRLAVRPGLTGLWQVSGRSDLSWQETVSLDLWYVDNWSVATDLGLMARTLRAVTDGRGAY